One window of Novipirellula aureliae genomic DNA carries:
- a CDS encoding RNA polymerase sigma factor, whose translation MRENSRMLSVYLRSLLRDEAAVDDLFQETMLVAWRRLDDCDLDRPFGPWLRGIASRLVKAHYRKQKSAPVQLHETVLAVVDRHFENITQMAGDTWDEKVAALHRCVDDLPEKQRGVIRERYFEGMPASQVACQCQISIEACKKRLQRGRAMLAECLKKKGVLDGGGVVT comes from the coding sequence GTGCGTGAGAATTCACGAATGCTGAGCGTGTACCTGCGTAGTCTGTTGCGTGACGAGGCCGCGGTGGATGACTTGTTCCAGGAAACCATGCTGGTCGCCTGGCGAAGACTCGACGATTGCGATCTTGACCGTCCCTTCGGTCCGTGGTTGCGGGGGATCGCTTCGCGGCTTGTGAAGGCTCATTACCGAAAGCAAAAATCTGCTCCGGTTCAGCTGCATGAAACGGTGTTAGCAGTCGTTGATCGCCACTTTGAAAACATCACTCAAATGGCTGGCGACACCTGGGACGAAAAAGTTGCCGCCTTGCATCGTTGTGTTGACGATTTACCTGAAAAACAGAGAGGCGTCATTCGAGAGAGGTACTTCGAGGGGATGCCTGCGAGCCAGGTTGCATGTCAATGTCAAATATCGATCGAAGCTTGTAAGAAACGTCTGCAGCGTGGTCGTGCGATGCTCGCCGAATGCCTGAAGAAAAAAGGGGTTTTGGACGGCGGAGGAGTGGTGACATGA
- a CDS encoding DinB family protein, with protein MSVSSTSIASIMLPEFDREMACTRKILEKVPADKLEWKANESLHTLGWNANHVAEIVGWTQFIIDEDVFNLAPVDGPAYETPSLSDPAKIIEAFDQNVSLARAALERTSDETMGEMWTMKAGEQTLMTITKGECLRTWVFNHTVHHRGILSVYLRMLGVADATAYG; from the coding sequence ATGTCTGTCTCGTCTACGTCTATCGCTTCGATCATGCTTCCAGAATTTGATCGGGAGATGGCTTGCACCCGGAAAATCCTGGAAAAAGTTCCCGCTGATAAATTGGAATGGAAAGCGAACGAATCGCTCCATACTCTTGGTTGGAATGCCAATCATGTTGCAGAAATTGTCGGCTGGACCCAATTCATCATTGACGAGGACGTTTTCAATTTAGCACCCGTTGATGGGCCGGCGTACGAGACTCCATCGCTTAGCGATCCTGCCAAAATCATCGAAGCTTTCGATCAGAATGTTTCCCTCGCGCGGGCTGCTCTGGAGCGGACATCCGATGAAACGATGGGGGAAATGTGGACGATGAAAGCGGGTGAGCAAACGTTGATGACCATCACGAAAGGCGAATGCCTGCGGACTTGGGTCTTCAATCATACCGTTCATCACCGAGGAATCTTGTCCGTTTATCTCCGCATGCTCGGCGTGGCTGACGCAACCGCCTACGGCTAG
- a CDS encoding DUF1559 domain-containing protein: protein MLRCKEVSHLRKRRPQQRGFTLVELLVVIGIIGILIALLLPAVQAVRESTRRMQCQDRMRQIGLATLLFEDTHKALPAATYGDAYCNLKAGNFKDGIAGSPLTELLPFIEQQAVWDRYDREKDWFHEDNQLAINAPLELYRCPSAVGGSQQFGVQRAVGSTLDVYLDRTAATSDYSAVYSWGFPYAIPATPFLRDPWAMGALSPMSENSTGFFGAGAIYQRPIRTLTTDGSSHTLTFIEQAGKTDTWINGRLHEVAPTAARAWAPWAGRGCTWILSYQADGLSWSPTGLGPCNVNCNNRQGVYAFHVGGANTVFLDGSVHFLSESIEAEILYALVSRSRGDDVGEEF, encoded by the coding sequence ATGCTTCGCTGCAAGGAGGTCAGTCATTTGAGAAAACGACGGCCGCAACAACGCGGATTCACGCTGGTCGAGCTTCTGGTTGTGATCGGGATCATCGGGATTCTGATCGCGTTGTTGCTGCCTGCTGTTCAGGCGGTGCGAGAATCGACTCGTCGGATGCAGTGCCAAGACCGGATGCGTCAGATTGGCTTGGCGACGTTGTTGTTCGAGGACACGCACAAGGCGTTGCCGGCAGCAACTTATGGCGACGCTTACTGCAACTTGAAGGCAGGGAATTTTAAGGACGGCATTGCCGGCAGTCCGCTGACGGAGTTGTTGCCGTTCATCGAGCAGCAGGCCGTATGGGATCGTTATGATCGCGAGAAAGATTGGTTCCATGAAGATAACCAACTCGCGATCAATGCGCCGCTAGAACTCTACCGATGCCCGTCGGCGGTCGGTGGTTCGCAGCAGTTCGGTGTTCAGCGCGCCGTCGGTTCCACTCTTGACGTTTATCTGGACCGAACGGCGGCCACCTCCGATTACTCGGCGGTCTATAGTTGGGGCTTTCCCTACGCCATTCCTGCGACGCCATTTTTACGCGACCCTTGGGCGATGGGGGCTCTCTCGCCGATGAGCGAAAACTCGACGGGATTCTTTGGCGCGGGTGCCATCTATCAACGTCCCATTCGGACACTCACGACCGATGGTTCGTCGCACACGTTGACGTTCATTGAACAAGCTGGCAAGACAGATACTTGGATCAATGGACGACTGCATGAAGTCGCGCCGACGGCGGCAAGAGCCTGGGCACCGTGGGCCGGTCGCGGTTGCACTTGGATTCTGTCCTACCAAGCCGATGGTCTGTCATGGTCGCCGACGGGGCTAGGGCCCTGCAACGTGAACTGCAATAACCGGCAAGGAGTGTACGCTTTCCATGTCGGCGGCGCGAACACTGTTTTCCTAGACGGAAGTGTTCATTTTCTATCCGAGTCGATCGAAGCCGAGATTCTATACGCCCTGGTATCTCGATCGCGTGGCGATGATGTAGGAGAAGAGTTTTGA
- a CDS encoding PEP-CTERM sorting domain-containing protein, whose protein sequence is MTIRNLVFTLSSILLGISSSQAAVVTGGTATFSLADTATNGAFADRFFVGNDAATLTRGQLIDAANYPSVSFDRAPGGVTANINGGSVVQPDSRVRQATNLDFDDTASSISSFLSSWTAATPGFGAFGPNLTGGEQVGIDAALRFNTPLGILAIGEIALQYDPTSTFGEGTFGEGLTLTQNLDANAIIWQLDIDDATFVNSSSGFSFEADMMTTAGPAGFYGLDTNAGRFSINATTTAVPEPSSLALLGIGSLGSILFRRRRRSCTTQGRG, encoded by the coding sequence ATGACTATACGTAACCTTGTTTTCACGTTGTCTTCGATCCTACTCGGCATATCGTCGTCGCAAGCCGCCGTTGTGACCGGCGGCACCGCGACATTCTCGCTCGCTGATACGGCAACCAACGGAGCTTTTGCCGATCGGTTCTTTGTTGGCAACGACGCCGCAACGTTGACTCGAGGACAACTCATCGACGCAGCCAACTATCCATCGGTTTCCTTCGACCGCGCTCCTGGAGGAGTAACGGCAAACATCAATGGCGGATCGGTGGTGCAGCCCGACAGCCGTGTTCGTCAAGCGACGAATCTCGATTTTGATGACACCGCCTCCTCGATCTCTTCGTTCCTTTCGAGTTGGACCGCCGCGACGCCAGGTTTTGGTGCGTTCGGTCCAAACCTGACTGGCGGCGAGCAGGTCGGCATCGACGCGGCACTGCGTTTCAATACTCCGTTGGGCATTTTGGCCATCGGCGAGATTGCGCTTCAGTACGACCCAACCTCCACGTTTGGCGAAGGCACGTTTGGCGAAGGTCTGACACTGACTCAAAATTTAGATGCCAACGCGATTATCTGGCAACTGGATATCGACGATGCAACGTTTGTCAATTCATCGTCTGGGTTTTCGTTTGAAGCCGACATGATGACGACAGCCGGACCGGCTGGTTTTTATGGCTTGGACACCAATGCAGGGCGATTCTCGATCAATGCGACCACGACGGCTGTTCCAGAGCCATCATCATTGGCATTGTTGGGGATTGGATCGCTCGGCTCGATCTTGTTTCGACGCCGCCGACGATCCTGCACAACCCAAGGACGCGGTTGA
- a CDS encoding DJ-1/PfpI family protein — MPDPIPNPSQRRQFIGAVLASALGASALPLVSRVATADEPKPSDPETNVHDHAMQWPPGWVGDEQIVMLLYPGFTALDLFGPHHMFAVMMGAKVHLVAKSLEPVVTDTKIEIRPTMTFAECPTKPTILFVPGGSTGTIDAARDDVTLDFVARQGRDAGYVTSVCTGSVLLGAAGLLDGYKATSHWITRDLLSQFGATPIDERVVVDRNRITGAGVTSGLDFGLKMVQDLRGDEYAEAVQLFAEYDPTPPIDKGCVAKADPQISGLLMKMHEPFRQMVRDLK, encoded by the coding sequence TTGCCTGATCCAATCCCCAACCCTTCACAGCGACGGCAGTTCATCGGTGCTGTATTAGCATCCGCGTTGGGTGCGAGTGCGCTCCCTTTGGTCTCGCGCGTCGCTACGGCCGACGAACCCAAACCAAGCGATCCTGAAACCAACGTTCACGACCACGCGATGCAATGGCCGCCCGGTTGGGTCGGCGACGAGCAGATCGTGATGTTGTTGTATCCTGGCTTTACCGCTTTGGATTTGTTTGGGCCACATCACATGTTTGCCGTGATGATGGGCGCGAAAGTTCACTTGGTTGCCAAGTCGCTTGAGCCCGTCGTTACCGATACCAAGATTGAGATTCGTCCCACCATGACGTTTGCGGAGTGTCCCACCAAACCGACGATCCTATTCGTTCCCGGTGGATCGACGGGAACCATCGACGCGGCTCGCGACGATGTGACACTAGATTTCGTCGCCCGGCAAGGTCGTGATGCCGGATACGTGACGAGCGTATGCACCGGGTCGGTCTTGCTCGGTGCTGCCGGCTTGCTGGACGGTTACAAAGCAACATCGCACTGGATCACTCGCGATTTGCTATCCCAGTTCGGTGCAACGCCGATCGACGAGCGAGTGGTCGTGGACAGAAACCGGATCACCGGTGCTGGAGTGACCAGCGGATTGGATTTTGGATTGAAGATGGTTCAAGACCTACGCGGCGACGAATACGCCGAAGCGGTTCAGTTGTTTGCCGAGTACGATCCGACGCCACCGATCGACAAAGGTTGCGTTGCCAAGGCCGATCCCCAAATCAGCGGATTGCTGATGAAGATGCACGAACCGTTTCGACAAATGGTTCGAGATTTGAAATAG
- a CDS encoding GxxExxY protein, translating to MPEQQSPFAQEGYDFMAAAFEVHNVLGAEHEAQLINYMRISRSSVGYLVNFGPIKKLEYKRFILSEFL from the coding sequence GTGCCTGAACAACAAAGCCCATTTGCGCAAGAAGGATACGATTTCATGGCTGCCGCCTTTGAGGTTCACAACGTTTTGGGTGCCGAACACGAAGCACAATTGATCAACTATATGCGAATCAGTCGCAGCTCCGTTGGCTATTTGGTCAACTTTGGTCCAATCAAGAAACTGGAATACAAGCGTTTTATTTTGTCTGAGTTTCTGTGA
- a CDS encoding Gfo/Idh/MocA family oxidoreductase — protein sequence MKPLQIAVIGAGHLGRIHTKLLGQVDGVEVVAVSDPFVQARETIKQQFDIPTYEDYRDCIPLIDAAVVAAPTDLHAEIATELLKAGKHVLAEKPLAANGADAQRLAMLARSKHLTLQVGHVERFNPAFTALDDLAVDVKYVEAVRASRFPGRCLDVGVVMDLMIHDLDLVLSLTNAPVRSVQASGVSVISSHEDMAETRIEFECGLVANLKASRLSPTPARSMQVFGPNGFADIDFGTPALSKVCANDRVVDRQFDIESDVENPLGCADQIFSGPLHCETLELQPRNAILDELHDFVISIQTGVAPTVTGDAGARAVVVADQILDSIANRHWYQDSDRSEQGAHAVARQRIESASRRVHQDRKAA from the coding sequence GTGAAGCCTCTACAAATCGCAGTTATCGGTGCCGGGCATCTCGGTCGCATTCATACCAAACTACTCGGCCAAGTGGACGGAGTCGAAGTGGTTGCCGTCAGCGATCCCTTCGTGCAAGCTCGCGAAACCATTAAACAACAGTTTGATATTCCTACCTACGAGGACTACCGCGACTGTATCCCGCTCATCGACGCAGCCGTCGTCGCGGCTCCGACGGATCTCCATGCCGAGATCGCGACCGAACTACTAAAGGCTGGCAAGCATGTCTTGGCGGAAAAACCGTTAGCAGCAAACGGTGCCGATGCTCAGCGTTTGGCGATGCTCGCTCGATCGAAACACTTGACGCTTCAAGTGGGCCATGTCGAACGATTCAATCCAGCTTTCACGGCCCTCGATGACCTAGCCGTCGATGTCAAGTATGTCGAAGCGGTCCGGGCGTCGCGGTTCCCCGGTCGCTGTTTAGATGTCGGTGTGGTCATGGATTTGATGATCCACGATCTTGATTTGGTACTTTCCCTAACCAATGCACCTGTCCGATCGGTACAAGCGAGCGGCGTCTCGGTCATTAGCAGCCATGAGGACATGGCCGAAACTCGAATTGAATTCGAGTGTGGTTTGGTTGCCAACTTGAAGGCTTCCCGATTGAGTCCCACGCCCGCTCGTTCGATGCAGGTATTTGGACCAAACGGGTTTGCCGATATCGATTTCGGTACCCCTGCCTTGTCGAAGGTTTGCGCAAATGACCGAGTCGTCGATCGCCAATTCGATATCGAGTCCGATGTCGAAAACCCGCTTGGATGCGCCGATCAGATTTTCTCAGGGCCTCTCCATTGTGAGACCTTAGAGCTGCAACCAAGAAACGCGATCCTCGATGAACTGCACGACTTCGTGATCAGTATTCAAACCGGTGTCGCACCGACCGTCACCGGGGATGCAGGGGCTCGCGCCGTCGTTGTCGCCGACCAGATTCTCGATTCGATTGCCAATCGTCATTGGTACCAGGATAGCGATCGATCCGAGCAAGGTGCCCACGCAGTCGCACGCCAACGCATCGAATCAGCAAGCCGCCGAGTGCATCAAGATCGCAAGGCTGCCTAA
- the lpxA gene encoding acyl-ACP--UDP-N-acetylglucosamine O-acyltransferase encodes MGTKIAQTAVVDPRAKLGSNVRIGHFCVIGPDVTIGDDCIIEAHAVLTGHTTLGAENHIFPGVVIGADPQDTSYKGAPTAVVIGDGNTFREYVTVNRATEKEDGYTRIGNNNYLMTHAHVAHDCNIGDRNVFANNVMLGGHSHLGSDITLAGGVGVSHFASIGSLSFVSAMSKVLHDVPPFMIVEGQPTKPRAVNSIGLKRHGFSSEDVAALTKTFRLLYRSYVGLEKAKEQMLSTGPIRPVLRTLFDFLENSVGGQKGRGRDRRRKAA; translated from the coding sequence ATGGGTACGAAGATTGCTCAAACTGCGGTGGTCGATCCACGAGCAAAGTTGGGATCGAATGTACGCATTGGCCATTTTTGTGTGATTGGACCCGATGTGACTATCGGTGACGATTGCATCATCGAAGCTCATGCCGTGCTGACGGGACATACCACCCTTGGTGCCGAAAATCATATCTTTCCAGGAGTCGTGATCGGCGCCGACCCGCAAGACACAAGCTATAAAGGCGCACCCACCGCTGTTGTGATCGGTGATGGCAATACCTTTCGCGAGTACGTGACGGTTAACCGGGCGACCGAGAAGGAAGACGGCTATACCCGAATCGGCAATAACAATTACTTGATGACCCATGCCCATGTCGCGCACGATTGTAATATCGGTGACCGCAACGTGTTCGCCAACAATGTCATGCTTGGCGGACATTCCCATCTCGGCAGTGACATCACGCTAGCAGGTGGGGTTGGCGTTTCACACTTTGCATCGATCGGATCGCTTAGCTTTGTGAGCGCAATGAGCAAGGTTCTGCACGACGTTCCTCCCTTTATGATCGTCGAAGGCCAACCGACGAAGCCGCGAGCGGTCAACTCGATCGGCCTCAAACGTCACGGTTTCTCCAGTGAAGATGTCGCGGCTCTGACCAAGACGTTTCGGTTATTGTACCGCTCGTATGTGGGGCTAGAAAAGGCGAAAGAGCAAATGTTATCAACGGGTCCCATTCGACCTGTTCTGCGGACACTATTTGATTTCCTTGAAAATTCGGTCGGCGGCCAGAAAGGTCGTGGACGTGACCGAAGGAGAAAAGCAGCGTGA
- the lpxC gene encoding UDP-3-O-acyl-N-acetylglucosamine deacetylase, with protein MEGLSSGQASSVSFSLENESLDDFRYEIRLGETDLLNERSKHNHHMDVVVLSEGRPSVTPSRNEHTIAVSCEVRGQGYWSGRDVCVMMNPAPAGTGICLIRTDLESAPRCQATVANRHDANLRTNLQNGEARFEMVEHLMAAFVGLEIDNCYVEIDAEELPGLDGSSAAYVESLRHAGLIIQSPAKRRLVVRERLYASAGTSWIEITPSPDGAVSYEYRLSFDDQTPIPPQSFSLRMSPHRFIREVAPARTFVTEEQAMTLRSQGIASHVTNQDLLIVGKNGPIENSYRYPEECARHKLLDLIGDLALTNVEVVGNIVSYRGGHSLNGRMAQQIADLAAAQIPLTVSADTLRKAA; from the coding sequence ATGGAAGGACTCAGTAGCGGACAAGCGTCAAGCGTTTCGTTCTCGCTGGAAAACGAAAGTCTTGACGATTTCCGCTACGAAATCCGTCTCGGAGAGACGGATCTACTTAACGAACGTTCCAAACACAATCATCACATGGATGTGGTGGTTTTATCGGAAGGGAGACCGAGCGTGACCCCTTCACGCAACGAACACACCATCGCGGTATCGTGCGAAGTCCGTGGCCAAGGCTATTGGAGTGGACGCGACGTCTGCGTTATGATGAATCCAGCCCCGGCTGGAACCGGAATCTGCTTGATTCGAACGGATCTGGAATCGGCACCTCGTTGCCAAGCAACCGTTGCCAATCGCCATGATGCAAATCTGAGAACAAATTTGCAAAACGGTGAAGCAAGATTCGAAATGGTGGAACATTTGATGGCTGCGTTCGTCGGCTTGGAAATCGATAATTGCTATGTCGAAATCGATGCCGAAGAACTCCCTGGACTTGACGGCAGTAGTGCTGCGTATGTCGAATCGCTGCGTCATGCGGGATTGATTATCCAGTCTCCGGCAAAGCGTCGACTCGTCGTTCGCGAACGTCTCTACGCCTCGGCTGGCACCTCTTGGATTGAGATCACGCCATCTCCCGATGGTGCGGTCTCCTACGAGTATCGCCTCAGCTTTGACGATCAAACTCCGATTCCGCCTCAAAGTTTCTCCCTACGCATGAGCCCGCATCGGTTCATCCGTGAAGTCGCTCCAGCGCGAACGTTTGTGACCGAAGAGCAAGCGATGACACTGCGAAGTCAAGGCATCGCGTCCCACGTCACCAACCAAGACCTGTTGATTGTTGGGAAAAATGGTCCGATCGAAAACTCGTACCGTTATCCCGAAGAATGTGCCCGCCACAAGCTACTCGACTTGATTGGCGACTTGGCACTTACCAACGTCGAAGTGGTCGGGAACATTGTTTCTTACCGCGGCGGACATAGTTTAAATGGCCGAATGGCTCAGCAGATTGCTGACTTGGCGGCTGCACAGATTCCCCTAACCGTTTCAGCAGACACTCTTCGCAAAGCAGCGTAG
- a CDS encoding OmpH family outer membrane protein, with protein sequence MRFICKTAMLVAIMSMTSVVPGKASAQEASPSAGHRVAVVDVAYIFKNHPGIKAQVQSVEGDLKTYDGQLQGKREELKQAAEMLKTFKVGSPEYTSQEEKVASMESKLRLDMARKRKELADAEARIYYENYQRIAAGVKFLAQHYKINMVLRYNSEEMDLEKGESVIRGVMKNIVYHDDALDMTKGVMQYLDQSMAKEQTAARPTAGQTR encoded by the coding sequence GTGCGATTTATCTGCAAAACGGCCATGTTAGTGGCCATCATGAGCATGACGAGCGTGGTCCCCGGAAAAGCTTCGGCTCAGGAGGCATCACCTTCGGCCGGTCATCGCGTGGCGGTTGTCGATGTAGCTTACATCTTCAAGAATCACCCCGGCATTAAAGCTCAGGTTCAATCGGTCGAAGGCGACCTAAAGACTTACGACGGTCAACTACAAGGCAAACGCGAAGAGTTGAAGCAAGCCGCCGAAATGCTGAAGACATTCAAAGTCGGTTCACCTGAATACACTTCGCAGGAAGAGAAGGTTGCTTCGATGGAATCGAAGCTACGTCTCGACATGGCTCGCAAACGTAAAGAGCTAGCCGACGCCGAAGCTCGGATCTATTACGAAAACTATCAACGCATCGCAGCTGGTGTGAAGTTTTTGGCTCAGCACTACAAGATCAACATGGTCCTTCGTTACAACAGCGAAGAGATGGACTTGGAGAAGGGCGAATCGGTTATCCGTGGCGTGATGAAGAACATCGTTTACCATGACGATGCACTCGACATGACCAAGGGCGTGATGCAGTACCTCGACCAATCGATGGCCAAGGAGCAAACAGCCGCGCGTCCAACCGCTGGCCAAACCCGCTAG
- a CDS encoding M28 family peptidase gives MRTIVFCLLILQISFASAERPLSAKPELSWQLRQRADLEYLASEELRGRGVQDESIDLAAEFIANRFTEIGLNTALFDGQPFQTLEVPIGARAGAVEENFVRLQIDSPNITNLDITESLNSGMNPLAIGSSKGKASGELAFVGYGITAPNLNYDDYANLNVRGKVVIVLRKEPGANDPESCFDGVNSTDHAFFQTKIKNAIRHGAVAVLLVNDPDSIAKNVLAAEDQLQRESARVEQLKQQLADLPKGAVNLHEHLLKRIEQATAIREGRLHERRISERGVLAVGEAGGSTVTVAIERDDDSKQTQDSKRTQDSKQTKSIPVISIARDTVDRLLTQTMNMTVAEIEAKIDDKIGDNYPPQSSLLDGVHVDISVELKAANSRTSNVIAELPGRGLLANETIVLGAHYDHVGMGGYASLAPGTVAVHNGADDNASGTVAMMAAAKLVTEQLREVESHRRVVFIAFTAEERGLLGSKHYVRYPRFSLESTIAMINLDMVGRLRDNELTVYGTGSGSDLESMVDQTNERYRFQLNKVATGYGPSDHQSFYEAGIPVLFFFTGLHNDYHRPSDDFSKIDYGGLTRITDMVCDVACQLAMQSERPTYAETEKRVTIRRQLTVFMGVQLIEQDDHVVIAAVSPDGPAEEAGLRAGDRFDRLGKQVMKTQTDLMDALRRYNPGDDVKVRVTRQTERIEATVRLEAK, from the coding sequence ATGCGTACGATTGTTTTCTGCCTACTGATTCTACAAATATCGTTCGCATCGGCAGAGCGTCCGTTGTCGGCGAAGCCCGAGCTGTCTTGGCAGCTCCGTCAGCGTGCTGACTTGGAGTATTTGGCGAGTGAGGAACTTCGCGGACGGGGGGTCCAGGACGAATCGATCGACTTGGCGGCGGAGTTCATTGCCAACCGGTTCACTGAAATTGGACTCAATACAGCCTTGTTTGACGGCCAGCCGTTTCAAACGCTCGAGGTGCCGATCGGTGCGCGAGCTGGCGCGGTCGAGGAAAACTTTGTGCGTTTGCAAATCGACTCGCCGAACATAACCAACTTGGACATCACCGAAAGTCTCAATTCAGGCATGAACCCGTTGGCGATTGGTTCCAGTAAAGGAAAGGCGAGTGGCGAATTGGCTTTTGTCGGTTATGGAATCACCGCCCCGAATTTGAATTACGATGACTACGCGAATCTGAACGTCCGTGGAAAAGTGGTCATTGTCTTGCGAAAAGAGCCGGGGGCGAACGACCCCGAGAGCTGTTTTGATGGAGTCAACTCGACCGATCACGCCTTTTTTCAAACGAAGATCAAGAACGCAATCCGTCATGGGGCAGTGGCTGTTTTATTGGTCAACGATCCCGATAGTATCGCCAAAAATGTGCTGGCTGCTGAGGATCAACTGCAACGAGAATCCGCTCGAGTTGAGCAGCTGAAACAACAGCTCGCCGATTTGCCAAAGGGTGCGGTGAACCTGCATGAACACCTGCTCAAACGGATCGAACAAGCCACGGCGATTCGTGAAGGACGACTCCATGAACGACGCATTAGCGAACGCGGTGTTCTAGCGGTTGGCGAAGCAGGAGGTAGCACGGTTACCGTAGCGATCGAACGCGATGATGACAGCAAACAAACACAGGACAGCAAACGAACACAGGACAGCAAACAAACAAAGTCGATCCCCGTGATCTCGATCGCTCGTGATACGGTCGATCGACTCTTGACTCAAACGATGAACATGACGGTAGCGGAAATCGAGGCCAAAATCGATGACAAAATTGGCGATAACTATCCACCGCAGAGTTCTCTGCTCGATGGCGTCCACGTTGACATTAGCGTCGAATTGAAAGCGGCCAATTCGCGAACGTCAAACGTGATCGCTGAATTACCCGGTCGTGGATTGCTAGCAAACGAAACGATTGTTTTAGGGGCACACTACGACCATGTTGGGATGGGGGGGTATGCATCGTTGGCTCCGGGGACGGTGGCGGTTCACAACGGGGCGGACGACAATGCCAGTGGCACGGTGGCGATGATGGCGGCGGCGAAGTTGGTAACGGAGCAACTTCGCGAGGTCGAATCGCATCGACGAGTGGTATTTATTGCATTTACAGCCGAGGAGCGGGGACTTTTGGGGAGCAAGCATTATGTTCGCTATCCAAGATTTTCGCTGGAATCGACGATTGCAATGATCAATTTGGATATGGTGGGGCGACTTCGTGATAACGAATTGACCGTTTACGGCACGGGTAGTGGTTCGGATTTGGAATCGATGGTGGATCAAACGAACGAACGGTATCGGTTTCAGCTCAACAAAGTCGCGACAGGCTATGGTCCGAGCGATCATCAATCCTTTTACGAAGCGGGAATCCCTGTTTTGTTCTTCTTTACAGGTCTTCACAATGATTACCATCGCCCAAGTGATGATTTTTCGAAAATCGATTACGGCGGCTTAACCCGAATAACCGATATGGTTTGTGATGTCGCTTGTCAATTGGCAATGCAATCGGAACGTCCGACTTATGCGGAAACAGAAAAACGCGTTACCATTCGCCGCCAATTGACGGTGTTTATGGGCGTGCAGCTTATCGAACAGGACGATCATGTGGTCATCGCTGCCGTTTCGCCGGATGGGCCTGCCGAAGAGGCTGGTTTGCGTGCTGGCGATCGCTTCGATCGACTGGGCAAACAAGTGATGAAGACGCAAACGGATTTGATGGACGCTCTGCGCCGATACAATCCTGGCGATGATGTAAAGGTCCGAGTGACGCGGCAAACCGAACGGATCGAAGCGACGGTTCGGTTGGAAGCAAAATAA